A genomic window from Cardiocondyla obscurior isolate alpha-2009 linkage group LG02, Cobs3.1, whole genome shotgun sequence includes:
- the LOC139113438 gene encoding D-beta-hydroxybutyrate dehydrogenase, mitochondrial: protein MDVETGAILALQILALCSIVAALLAYLMRQSRNATDEYESRNKRHVLVTSCDTCVGLQIALALYEAGYKVFAGLLDPAGNSPSVKILKAVEMKRQKESEPSDAGDGDAQQPDATRARSQIVPLELDPTREDSLRACLDAVRAKLPAGEDGLWAVVHTGGLVLPGVIEKQTSSMWESMLRHNLVAPLRTARVFIPLLRIKRGRIVLLGDSETSYGGMAGTGLVAFSASRKAVEGAAEALKSELHSSGVDVVLLKPPPVNPLVLYASPVLKTVDVESGVTASEGTWTAPLSIHSVQNTLIPAITTSCPQSVYDMSVKPRLFCR, encoded by the exons ATGGATGTCGAAACCGGGGCCATTCTGGCCCTACAGATATTGGCACTGTGTTCGATAGTCGCTGCTCTGCTGGCTTATTTGATGCGACAATCCAGGAATGCCACCGACGAATACGAGTCGCGCAACAAACGCCATGTACTCGTTACCAGCTGTGATACATGCGTAGGCTTGCAGATCGCCCTTGCACTCTACGAAGCCGGTTACAAG GTGTTCGCGGGTCTGCTGGACCCAGCGGGTAACTCGCCGTCGGTCAAAATCTTGAAGGCGGTCGAGATGAAGCGGCAGAAAGAGAGCGAGCCCAGTGATGCGGGCGACGGCGATGCCCAGCAACCGGATGCCACGCGTGCCCGCAGTCAAATTGTGCCATTGGAATTAGACCCAACGAGGGAGGACAGTTTGCGCGCCTGTTTGGATGCCGTCAGAGCGAAACTTCCGGCTGGCGAGGATG gTCTCTGGGCAGTCGTGCATACGGGTGGCTTGGTTTTGCCAGGTGTCATAGAAAAACAGACCAGCTCAATGTGGGAGTCTATGTTGCGCCATAACTTGGTTGCTCCGCTGAGAACGGCCAGGGTATTCATCCCCCTTTTGCGCATCAAGAGAG GTCGCATCGTTCTTTTGGGCGACTCGGAGACGAGCTACGGAGGTATGGCGGGCACCGGACTGGTGGCTTTCAGCGCGTCTCGAAAAGCCGTGGAAGGCGCTGCGGAGGCGTTAAAAAGCGAATTACATTCATCGGGCGTCGACGTCGTACTTCTCAAACCCCCGCCCGTGAATCCCCTCGTTCTTTATGCATCGCCCGTTCTCAAGAC GGTCGACGTCGAGTCTGGCGTAACAGCTTCGGAAGGGACGTGGACCGCTCCGCTATCGATTCACTCCGTGCAGAACACACTGATTCCCGCGATTACGACGTCGTGTCCTCAAAGCGTTTACGATATGTCTGTCAAGCCAAGGCTCTTCTGTCGATAA